In one Dreissena polymorpha isolate Duluth1 chromosome 7, UMN_Dpol_1.0, whole genome shotgun sequence genomic region, the following are encoded:
- the LOC127837530 gene encoding uncharacterized protein LOC127837530 isoform X2, whose product MIDVRRKAYRFLNEQSKLLKVVGSKADGLTAEYESDKDCLMISNEIIAREAGTDIKPPFIPVCDMVTEFTEPGHVMLALHKKAFFCDNPYADESLYILIAGTKYLSSGLCKQRSFKIMIEASHDYNEVEVGIAGPSINVGTKFHSCDSVVAIRGICPNVLKSWAERDRVNDWPSRDVKEEILQTEVQLVPTGINGSLYEHCEWRLCFIPAEQILTSNLNETLIKAYVVLKMIAKHILKSVCVGVSSFMLKNIIYWVAEMFPQGIFTKSFLYNTVSIGLQILLKCVHEEDSLPYYMIPDRNLLSGKVLSGDRQRLSTVLQNLILFKQQFVHKIPKLHYTLIGLVTFMPDPQRNQRDILNTLLLAKKASMTYFENLGLSKEETQKQMDKDELYQLIVYHLANIVIPEWTSFKDISKSMEVFSERFSQRMYNIDV is encoded by the coding sequence ATGATAGATGTAAGACGAAAGGCATATAGGTTTCTAAACGAACAGTCTAAACTGCTGAAAGTTGTAGGAAGCAAAGCTGATGGTTTAACTGCTGAATATGAAAGCGATAAAGATTGTTTGATGATTTCTAACGAAATAATTGCCAGAGAAGCCGGAACCGATATAAAACCACCGTTTATTCCAGTATGTGACATGGTTACTGAATTTACTGAGCCTGGCCATGTGATGTTAGCACtgcataaaaaagcatttttttgtgACAATCCGTATGCAGACGAGTCATTATATATTTTGATTGCAGGGACAAAATATCTATCTAGTGGACTTTGTAAACAACGCAGTTTCAAAATAATGATTGAGGCAAGCCATGATTACAATGAAGTTGAGGTAGGAATAGCTGGGCCTTCTATCAACGTTGGTACAAAATTTCATAGCTGTGACTCTGTCGTTGCTATCAGAGGTATATGCCCAAACGTGTTAAAGAGTTGGGCCGAAAGAGATCGGGTGAACGACTGGCCATCGCGAGACGTTAAAGAAGAAATATTACAAACGGAAGTTCAGCTTGTTCCTACTGGAATCAACGGAAGTCTATACGAACATTGCGAATGGCGCCTATGTTTCATTCCAGCTGAACAGATACTTACATCCAATTTAAATGAAACCCTGATTAAGGCTTACGTAGTTTTGAAAATGATAGCGAAACACATTCTGAAGAGTGTCTGTGTAGGCGTCTCCTCGTTTATGCTTAAAAACATTATATACTGGGTCGCAGAAATGTTTCCACAGGGTATCTTTACAAAAAGCTTCCTTTACAATACAGTCAGTATAGGACTACAGATTCTGTTAAAGTGCGTACATGAAGAAGACTCTTTACCGTACTATATGATACCAGATCGAAATTTATTATCCGGTAAGGTATTATCAGGTGATAGACAAAGGTTATCAACTGTCCTCCAAAATCTAATACTGTTCAAACAgcaatttgttcacaaaatacCTAAACTGCATTATACATTGATAGGGCTAGTCACATTTATGCCAGATCCTCAGCGCAATCAAAGGGACATACTGAACACATTATTGTTAGCAAAGAAAGCTAGTATGACATATTTTGAAAACCTGGGCCTAAGTAAAGAAGAAACACAGAAACAGATGGACAAGGATGAATTATATCAATTGATTGTGTATCACCTCGCTAATATTGTCATTCCGGAGTGGACATCTTTCAAAGATATAAGCAAATCCATGGAAGTGTTTTCTGAACGGTTTTCGCAAAGAATGTATAACATTGAcgtataa
- the LOC127837530 gene encoding uncharacterized protein LOC127837530 isoform X3, with the protein MLLSSELTKPYKSDNPASKLQPNVSFIDHVYDDQSASRCFELSDEVRPEKVRQEGNGLSVIRRVIETLSSVPVGTKYLSSGLCKQRSFKIMIEASHDYNEVEVGIAGPSINVGTKFHSCDSVVAIRGICPNVLKSWAERDRVNDWPSRDVKEEILQTEVQLVPTGINGSLYEHCEWRLCFIPAEQILTSNLNETLIKAYVVLKMIAKHILKSVCVGVSSFMLKNIIYWVAEMFPQGIFTKSFLYNTVSIGLQILLKCVHEEDSLPYYMIPDRNLLSGKVLSGDRQRLSTVLQNLILFKQQFVHKIPKLHYTLIGLVTFMPDPQRNQRDILNTLLLAKKASMTYFENLGLSKEETQKQMDKDELYQLIVYHLANIVIPEWTSFKDISKSMEVFSERFSQRMYNIDV; encoded by the exons aTGTTGCTATCAAGTGAACTTACCAAGCCATATAAATCGGATAATCCAGCCTCAAAATTACAACCAAATGTAAGTTTTATTGATCATGTATATGACGATCAATCTGCAAGCAGATGTTTTGAACTATCAGATGAAGTTCGTCCAGAGAAAGTGCGTCAAGAAGGCAATGGACTAAGTGTCATAAGAAGGGTAATAGAAACATTATCTTCCGTACCTGTAG GGACAAAATATCTATCTAGTGGACTTTGTAAACAACGCAGTTTCAAAATAATGATTGAGGCAAGCCATGATTACAATGAAGTTGAGGTAGGAATAGCTGGGCCTTCTATCAACGTTGGTACAAAATTTCATAGCTGTGACTCTGTCGTTGCTATCAGAGGTATATGCCCAAACGTGTTAAAGAGTTGGGCCGAAAGAGATCGGGTGAACGACTGGCCATCGCGAGACGTTAAAGAAGAAATATTACAAACGGAAGTTCAGCTTGTTCCTACTGGAATCAACGGAAGTCTATACGAACATTGCGAATGGCGCCTATGTTTCATTCCAGCTGAACAGATACTTACATCCAATTTAAATGAAACCCTGATTAAGGCTTACGTAGTTTTGAAAATGATAGCGAAACACATTCTGAAGAGTGTCTGTGTAGGCGTCTCCTCGTTTATGCTTAAAAACATTATATACTGGGTCGCAGAAATGTTTCCACAGGGTATCTTTACAAAAAGCTTCCTTTACAATACAGTCAGTATAGGACTACAGATTCTGTTAAAGTGCGTACATGAAGAAGACTCTTTACCGTACTATATGATACCAGATCGAAATTTATTATCCGGTAAGGTATTATCAGGTGATAGACAAAGGTTATCAACTGTCCTCCAAAATCTAATACTGTTCAAACAgcaatttgttcacaaaatacCTAAACTGCATTATACATTGATAGGGCTAGTCACATTTATGCCAGATCCTCAGCGCAATCAAAGGGACATACTGAACACATTATTGTTAGCAAAGAAAGCTAGTATGACATATTTTGAAAACCTGGGCCTAAGTAAAGAAGAAACACAGAAACAGATGGACAAGGATGAATTATATCAATTGATTGTGTATCACCTCGCTAATATTGTCATTCCGGAGTGGACATCTTTCAAAGATATAAGCAAATCCATGGAAGTGTTTTCTGAACGGTTTTCGCAAAGAATGTATAACATTGAcgtataa
- the LOC127837530 gene encoding uncharacterized protein LOC127837530 isoform X1, with translation MLLSSELTKPYKSDNPASKLQPNVSFIDHVYDDQSASRCFELSDEVRPEKVRQEGNGLSVIRRVIETLSSVPVEENDWCSRFSNQLYDALDCLGYSLDMIDVRRKAYRFLNEQSKLLKVVGSKADGLTAEYESDKDCLMISNEIIAREAGTDIKPPFIPVCDMVTEFTEPGHVMLALHKKAFFCDNPYADESLYILIAGTKYLSSGLCKQRSFKIMIEASHDYNEVEVGIAGPSINVGTKFHSCDSVVAIRGICPNVLKSWAERDRVNDWPSRDVKEEILQTEVQLVPTGINGSLYEHCEWRLCFIPAEQILTSNLNETLIKAYVVLKMIAKHILKSVCVGVSSFMLKNIIYWVAEMFPQGIFTKSFLYNTVSIGLQILLKCVHEEDSLPYYMIPDRNLLSGKVLSGDRQRLSTVLQNLILFKQQFVHKIPKLHYTLIGLVTFMPDPQRNQRDILNTLLLAKKASMTYFENLGLSKEETQKQMDKDELYQLIVYHLANIVIPEWTSFKDISKSMEVFSERFSQRMYNIDV, from the exons aTGTTGCTATCAAGTGAACTTACCAAGCCATATAAATCGGATAATCCAGCCTCAAAATTACAACCAAATGTAAGTTTTATTGATCATGTATATGACGATCAATCTGCAAGCAGATGTTTTGAACTATCAGATGAAGTTCGTCCAGAGAAAGTGCGTCAAGAAGGCAATGGACTAAGTGTCATAAGAAGGGTAATAGAAACATTATCTTCCGTACCTGTAG aaGAAAACGATTGGTGTTCAAGGTTTTCAAATCAGTTGTATGATGCATTGGACTGTTTGGGATACAGTTTAGATATGATAGATGTAAGACGAAAGGCATATAGGTTTCTAAACGAACAGTCTAAACTGCTGAAAGTTGTAGGAAGCAAAGCTGATGGTTTAACTGCTGAATATGAAAGCGATAAAGATTGTTTGATGATTTCTAACGAAATAATTGCCAGAGAAGCCGGAACCGATATAAAACCACCGTTTATTCCAGTATGTGACATGGTTACTGAATTTACTGAGCCTGGCCATGTGATGTTAGCACtgcataaaaaagcatttttttgtgACAATCCGTATGCAGACGAGTCATTATATATTTTGATTGCAGGGACAAAATATCTATCTAGTGGACTTTGTAAACAACGCAGTTTCAAAATAATGATTGAGGCAAGCCATGATTACAATGAAGTTGAGGTAGGAATAGCTGGGCCTTCTATCAACGTTGGTACAAAATTTCATAGCTGTGACTCTGTCGTTGCTATCAGAGGTATATGCCCAAACGTGTTAAAGAGTTGGGCCGAAAGAGATCGGGTGAACGACTGGCCATCGCGAGACGTTAAAGAAGAAATATTACAAACGGAAGTTCAGCTTGTTCCTACTGGAATCAACGGAAGTCTATACGAACATTGCGAATGGCGCCTATGTTTCATTCCAGCTGAACAGATACTTACATCCAATTTAAATGAAACCCTGATTAAGGCTTACGTAGTTTTGAAAATGATAGCGAAACACATTCTGAAGAGTGTCTGTGTAGGCGTCTCCTCGTTTATGCTTAAAAACATTATATACTGGGTCGCAGAAATGTTTCCACAGGGTATCTTTACAAAAAGCTTCCTTTACAATACAGTCAGTATAGGACTACAGATTCTGTTAAAGTGCGTACATGAAGAAGACTCTTTACCGTACTATATGATACCAGATCGAAATTTATTATCCGGTAAGGTATTATCAGGTGATAGACAAAGGTTATCAACTGTCCTCCAAAATCTAATACTGTTCAAACAgcaatttgttcacaaaatacCTAAACTGCATTATACATTGATAGGGCTAGTCACATTTATGCCAGATCCTCAGCGCAATCAAAGGGACATACTGAACACATTATTGTTAGCAAAGAAAGCTAGTATGACATATTTTGAAAACCTGGGCCTAAGTAAAGAAGAAACACAGAAACAGATGGACAAGGATGAATTATATCAATTGATTGTGTATCACCTCGCTAATATTGTCATTCCGGAGTGGACATCTTTCAAAGATATAAGCAAATCCATGGAAGTGTTTTCTGAACGGTTTTCGCAAAGAATGTATAACATTGAcgtataa